Within Flavobacterium pisciphilum, the genomic segment AAACCAAAGCCCGTTAAAATAGATGATTTTGATGAAGATTTGGATGGTAAATATTACATAAAGAACAAATTGGACTAACCATAAAACTCCTGACAAACAGGAGTTTTTTTTTACACATATAAATAAAACTAGACCGTTTTTTGTAACTTTTTTCAGTCTATAAAGACCTATAGTAAAAATAAACTCATAAGTAATGAAAAAAATAATAGTCACATTAGCATTAGTAGCTGCACTTATAGGCTGTAAAACAGCTAGTTCAACTAGCAGTATACCTACAAAACAAGAAGTTGGAGTTAACATCAACCTTACCGATGTAAAAAACGACAAAGTCCTCGTTACAGTTACAGCACCAAAAATCACTACAGATGAAGTAACTTACAGCATCCCTAAAACAGTTCCCGGAACATATTCGGAGGACAATTACGGTAGGTTCATTGAGGATTTAAAAGCTTACGATTCAAAAGGAGCTCTACTTACAGTAAATAAAACTGACGAGAATACTTGGTCAATTACTAATGCAAAGGCATTAAAAACAATTACCTATTTAGTTAACGATACTTTTGATACTGAAAAAGGAACAGGTTTTGGCAATGATGATGTTTTTTCTCCAGCAGGTACCAATATCGACGCTGATGTTAATTTCATGATAAATACACATGGTTTTGTTGGTTATTTCCAAGACAAACTAGACGTTCCATATAAAGTTACTATTGCTCATCCAACAACACTTTGGGGAGCGACTTCAATGACTGATGAAGACGCTAGCAACACTAGTGATGTTTTTACAACATCACACTATGCTCTTCTGGTAGAAAATCCAATTATGTATTCTAAACCTGACTACACCTCTTTTGATGTAAATGGAATGGAAATACAAATAGCTGTTTATTCTCCAACAGGAAAATTTACTGCCGAGAGTATCACTCCAGAGATGAAAACAATAATGACAGCTCAGAAAAACTTTTTAGGAAAAATAAATTCAACTAAAAAATATACTGTTTTATTGTATTTATCAACGATGAAACCAGATGACGCACATGGATTTGGAGCATTAGAACATCCTACTGTAACAACTGTTGTTTTACCTGAAATGATGCCTAAGGATGAATTAATAAAATCAATGAAAGACGTAGTTTCACATGAATTCTTTCATATTGTAACTCCTCTAACCATTCACTCAAAAGAAATTCAATATTTTGATTATAATGCGCCAAAGATGTCTGAACATTTATGGATGTATGAAGGTGTTACCGAATATTTTGCAAATCTTTTTCAAATCAACCAAGGTTTAATTGACGAAACTGAATTTTACACTCGCATTGCAGAGAAAGTTGAACATGCAAAAGCAATGAACGACACCATGTCATTTACTAAAATGAGTGCCAACGTGTTAAAACAACCTTACAAGGATCAGTACTTAAATGTTTATGAAAAAGGAGCGCTTATTGGTATGTGTATCGACATTATTATTAGAGAAAAAAGCAATGGTCAAAGAGGAATTTTAGACCTAATGCATAAATTATCTGATGAATACGGTATCACAAAGCCATTTAATGACAGTGAGCTTTTTGCCAAAATCACTCAATTAACATATCCTGAAGTTGGAGCATTTCTAGACACTTACGTCGCAGGAACAACACCAATACCTTATGACACTTACTTAGCCAAAGTTGGCGTAACTAAAGCTGTAGAAAAAGTTCCTGGAACAATTTTCTTAAAAGGACAGGTTCCATACATCACTATAAATCCTGAGACTAAAGAAATCATGGTTATACCAGAAATTGAATTAAATCCTTTTTTCAAAGCTCTTGATCTAAGAGGAGGTGACTACATTTTGTCTATTAACGAAAAGCCATATTCATTAGTAAACATATACGATATGATTACCGAAAGTCAATCATGGAAAGAAAATGACCCGATAACAGTTAAGATAAAACGCAATGGCAAGGATTTAACTTTAAAGGGAGTAGTTAAATTTCCTTACGAAGAAAAAAACACTTTTAAAGCAACCGACAACTCCAAACAAGCCCTTAGAAATGCTTGGTTAAAAGGATAATAAGAAATAAAAACAAGAAAATCCCAATTTAGAAATAGATTGGGATTTTTTTATAAATTAAAAGTTTAGCAATGTTTTTTTTAAAACTATTTTCTTTATTTTGCACCAAAATCTATAAACAATGAAAAAAACTATTCTTGCATTCGTTACCCTTGTTCTTTTAGCTTCATGCAGCAAAAACGAATCAAAAACCAATTTGCATATTACAGGAAATATTAAAGGATTAAAAAACGGAATCCTATACATACAAAGAGTTGTCGATACATCACTAGTTGCAATTGACAGCATTAAAATCGATGGTAATTCTGCTTTCGAAACTAACATCGAATTAAAATCACCAGAAATGCTTTACCTATCTCTAGATCGAGGAGTAAGTAATTCATTAGATAACAACATATTATTTTTTGCTGAACCAGGTAACATCAACATAGACACAAATTTAGATACTTATCTTGCTAGTGCTAAAATTACTGGATCAAAAAATCAAGAATTATACGAAGATTACCGAAAAATAAACTCTCGTTTTAATGATTCAAATCTTGATCTTGTTGCATTAAGATTTAAAGCAATAAAAGACAATAACCAAAAAACATTAGACAGTATAAACGAAAAACAAGAGTCTAATATCAAACGAAAATACCTATACGCTACAAACTTTGCCATTAACCACAAAGATTACGAAATAGCACCTTATATCGCCTTATCTGAGATATATGACATCAACATTAAATACTTGGACACAATTCAGAAATCAATGACTCCAAAAGTAGCCCAATCTCTTTATGGTAAAAAACTGACTGAGTATGTTACTAAAATGAAAAAGCAACAATAAACATACCCACACTATTACAATTATATTAATCCTGTTTTTATTAAAACAGGATTTTTTTTTGCTTTTCAAATTGGACTCTACAAACGATACAGCTTAAAAAGACATTTTAAGAAATGCATGAAATCAAAAACATCACCACATTTCGATTTACCAATAAAAATTAAAGCTTAAACAGTACCACATATCCTACCGACGCATTCTCTACTTATTTAATCAACAAAACAAGCGCATCCAATAGTTTTTCCTCCATATCCTAAATAAAAGCTTTTAAGGCTTATTTTAGAACTACAAGAAACCCAAATTCATCTTGGTATAGATTAGCTCTCAATTTCTCATATAAATGCACAATTTTAGATCTTGAGCTCAATCACGTCAGCTGAACAAAAAAACAGAAGATAATAATAACGACTAATTGAGTATAGCACAAAAAAAAACCATCATATTTCTATGATGGTTTTAACTCTGAGCCGGCGGAGGGACTCGAACCCACGACCTGCTGATTACAAATCAGCTGCTCTAGCCAACTGAGCTACGCTGGCGACTCATTACGGGTGCAAATATATAACTGTTTTTTTGATTTTCCAAAACAAATTTACACTTTTTTTAAAATAAAAAAACCACCCTAAAAAGGATGGTTTTATGTTGAGCCGGCGGAGGGACTCGAACCCACGACCTGCTGATTACAAATCAGCTGCTCTAGCCAACTGAGCTACGCTGGCGACTCATTACGGGTGCAAATATAAAGCTGTTTTTCGTTTTACCAAAATAAATTTGCACTTTTTTATCGTTTTTTCTGACTACAATTCGTTGATTTTAGCAATCAATTGATTAGCAGTTTCTTCCAATTCAACATTAATTTGTTTGAAGTGTGCTTTTTTATTTTCTACGTTCTTTGTGTTCACTTTTGTGATCAAAGTATCAAAAGCAGCAATAGCTTCATCGATTAAAGCATTAGTTTCTGTAGTTGGTTTTCCTGTAGTAGAAATTTCAAATAAGTAAACTGCTTCAATAATATCTCCTAAAACGTAGTTGATGTCTTTCTTTAAATTCTTAACGTTTGCCATTTTATTTTAATTTTAATTTGCGTTTGCAAAAGTACACATAATCTTTCTATTACTTGCTATGAAATGTAAATTTCTAAAATAGAAGCTTTTCCATTGAGAATGAACTCATTCATAGCTGCTGGAATCAATACTGTATCTCCTTTTATATATGTTGATTTATTTCCATTGTATTCTATTTCAAAAGCCCCCTCAATACACATATATACAGTAAAGGTTTCTCCATTTTTACTTACCTCAACCTGACCATCTAACGGAATAAAATTTGTGGTAAAATAAGAACAATCAACCACAACATTAGATTCGTTTGGTTTTTTATCATATTTCTTATAAGTATCTACCTTATTATAATTAATTGCGTCCAATGCCAAATCTACATGCAATTCTCTTTTATTTCCTTGTGCATCTACTCTATCAAAATCATACAAACGATACGTAATATCTGATGTTTGTTGAATTTCTGCAACTACTAACCCTGCTCCTATAGCATGAACTGTTCCTGTTTCCAGAAAAAAAACATCTCCTGACTTAACTTTTACATCATCAAGAATAGAGACTAATGAATTATTATTTAGATTTTCCAGATATTCTTCTTTACTTGAATCTTCTTTAAAACCAACAATTATCCTTGCATCAGTATCTGCTTGCATAACATACCACATTTCAGTCTTACCGAAAGAACCATGACGTTTCTTTGCTAATTCATCATTAGGATGTACCTGTATCGAAAGATCTTCTCGAGCATCAAGGTATTTAAAAAGCAATGGAAATTGTTTTCCAAATCGTTCATAAACTTTTGTTCCCAAAATTTCATTTGGCAACTCCTCTATTATAGCTGTAAGCGCTTTTCCTTTCAGACTTCCGTTTGCAACAACACTAACATCCCCTTCAACGGTGGACAATTCCCAACTTTCGCCAGTAATTTTAGAAGTGATTGGCTTATTAAGAACTGTTTTTAATTTTTCTCCACCCCAAATTCTATCTTTTAAGATTGGCTCAAACTGTAGAGGATATAACTGTAGACTCATCTATATTATTTGTTTTTTATACAAACTCACTTATCTAATGAAGCTTGTACAATACTATACTTTTAAATTGATACTAATTCTTTAATTGCTTCAAGTGCCTTAGGAATATGTTTGGCAGCAACCATACTATCATAAATCAGAATTATAACTCCATTTTTATCAACAACATAAGTCACTCTTCCTGGTAGTAATCCAAGCAATCCTGAAGGCACCCCAAAAAGGGTTCTTATTCTTTTATCGGCATCTGAAAGAAGCACAAAAGGCAAATGGTGTTTATTAGAAAATTTCTGATGAGAATCAACACTATCACTACTTACACCAATTACTTCGGCTCCCAAAGCCACAAAATCTTCGTATTGATCTCTAAAACTACAGGCCTCTGTTGTACAACCTGGTGTATTATCTTTAGGATAAAAATAAATAACCAAAGGTTTACGACCAAGCACATCTTTACTTTCAAACACCTCTCCATTAGCATCTTTAGCTATAAAATTCGGGATAATATCTCCTACTTTTAATGACATTTTATTCTCCTTTATAGGTTACAAAATTACGAGCAGTTTCATATAACACGATTTCTAAATCAAAATCGGGATTTATTTTTTTTCTAATTTTATTCCAAATCACCACTGCAATATGCTCTGCAGTTGGATTTAAATCTTGAAATTCAAGTACATCAAGATTAAGATTCTTATGATCAAATGGTAATTCGACTTCTTGATATATAATATCTGCCAATATTTTCACATCTATCACAAAACCTGTTTCAGGGTCTACTTCTCCAGTAACACTAACTGTTAAGTCATAATTATGACCATGAAAATTGGGATTATTACATTTCCCAAAAACGGCATCATTTTTCTCAGCAGTCCAATCTTTTCTATACAGTCGATGGGCAGCATTAAAATGTGCCTTTCTTGATATTGTTACTCTCATGTAGGTTTTGGTTTAAATTTTATGGTCTTCTAGAAAATGATAGAACTCGTCAAAAATTATCTTGAACCAAACGGTGTAAATTTCTGGATGTAATTGCATATCTGTCTTTACATCTTCGATTTTCATCCACTTCCAAGCTTCTACTTCTTCTGGATTTATTGTAGGCACTTCATTATAACGTCCAATCATAACGTGATCCAGTTCATGCTCTGTCAACCCGTTATCAAAAGGAGCCTTATATATAAAGTGGAAAAGCTCTTTAAGTGGGGTTTTAAATCCCATTTCCTCAAACAATCTTCGACTTCCTGCTTCGATATTAGTTTCTCCTTCACGCTGATGACTACAACATGTATTGGTCCAAAGTAATGGAGAATGATATTTATGATGTGCTCGTTGCTGCAACATAATTTCATTATTATCATTTAAAACAAAAACTGAAAATGCACGATGTAAAACCGCTTTTTCATGAGCTTCCATTTTAGGCATCAAACCTATTTGCTCATCATTTTGATTAACTAATATTACGTTTTCTTCTATCATAATTGGTATTAAACACACAAAAATACGAAAAAAGAAATTGC encodes:
- a CDS encoding peptidase M61 — encoded protein: MKKIIVTLALVAALIGCKTASSTSSIPTKQEVGVNINLTDVKNDKVLVTVTAPKITTDEVTYSIPKTVPGTYSEDNYGRFIEDLKAYDSKGALLTVNKTDENTWSITNAKALKTITYLVNDTFDTEKGTGFGNDDVFSPAGTNIDADVNFMINTHGFVGYFQDKLDVPYKVTIAHPTTLWGATSMTDEDASNTSDVFTTSHYALLVENPIMYSKPDYTSFDVNGMEIQIAVYSPTGKFTAESITPEMKTIMTAQKNFLGKINSTKKYTVLLYLSTMKPDDAHGFGALEHPTVTTVVLPEMMPKDELIKSMKDVVSHEFFHIVTPLTIHSKEIQYFDYNAPKMSEHLWMYEGVTEYFANLFQINQGLIDETEFYTRIAEKVEHAKAMNDTMSFTKMSANVLKQPYKDQYLNVYEKGALIGMCIDIIIREKSNGQRGILDLMHKLSDEYGITKPFNDSELFAKITQLTYPEVGAFLDTYVAGTTPIPYDTYLAKVGVTKAVEKVPGTIFLKGQVPYITINPETKEIMVIPEIELNPFFKALDLRGGDYILSINEKPYSLVNIYDMITESQSWKENDPITVKIKRNGKDLTLKGVVKFPYEEKNTFKATDNSKQALRNAWLKG
- a CDS encoding DUF4369 domain-containing protein; protein product: MKKTILAFVTLVLLASCSKNESKTNLHITGNIKGLKNGILYIQRVVDTSLVAIDSIKIDGNSAFETNIELKSPEMLYLSLDRGVSNSLDNNILFFAEPGNINIDTNLDTYLASAKITGSKNQELYEDYRKINSRFNDSNLDLVALRFKAIKDNNQKTLDSINEKQESNIKRKYLYATNFAINHKDYEIAPYIALSEIYDINIKYLDTIQKSMTPKVAQSLYGKKLTEYVTKMKKQQ
- a CDS encoding type I phosphomannose isomerase catalytic subunit; protein product: MSLQLYPLQFEPILKDRIWGGEKLKTVLNKPITSKITGESWELSTVEGDVSVVANGSLKGKALTAIIEELPNEILGTKVYERFGKQFPLLFKYLDAREDLSIQVHPNDELAKKRHGSFGKTEMWYVMQADTDARIIVGFKEDSSKEEYLENLNNNSLVSILDDVKVKSGDVFFLETGTVHAIGAGLVVAEIQQTSDITYRLYDFDRVDAQGNKRELHVDLALDAINYNKVDTYKKYDKKPNESNVVVDCSYFTTNFIPLDGQVEVSKNGETFTVYMCIEGAFEIEYNGNKSTYIKGDTVLIPAAMNEFILNGKASILEIYIS
- a CDS encoding peroxiredoxin; amino-acid sequence: MSLKVGDIIPNFIAKDANGEVFESKDVLGRKPLVIYFYPKDNTPGCTTEACSFRDQYEDFVALGAEVIGVSSDSVDSHQKFSNKHHLPFVLLSDADKRIRTLFGVPSGLLGLLPGRVTYVVDKNGVIILIYDSMVAAKHIPKALEAIKELVSI
- a CDS encoding 6-pyruvoyl trahydropterin synthase family protein — protein: MRVTISRKAHFNAAHRLYRKDWTAEKNDAVFGKCNNPNFHGHNYDLTVSVTGEVDPETGFVIDVKILADIIYQEVELPFDHKNLNLDVLEFQDLNPTAEHIAVVIWNKIRKKINPDFDLEIVLYETARNFVTYKGE
- the idi gene encoding isopentenyl-diphosphate Delta-isomerase; this translates as MIEENVILVNQNDEQIGLMPKMEAHEKAVLHRAFSVFVLNDNNEIMLQQRAHHKYHSPLLWTNTCCSHQREGETNIEAGSRRLFEEMGFKTPLKELFHFIYKAPFDNGLTEHELDHVMIGRYNEVPTINPEEVEAWKWMKIEDVKTDMQLHPEIYTVWFKIIFDEFYHFLEDHKI